In Oryza glaberrima chromosome 8, OglaRS2, whole genome shotgun sequence, the following are encoded in one genomic region:
- the LOC127783380 gene encoding uncharacterized protein LOC127783380 — protein MQASVAVSEALEAGKLSAAPRDGAADFAVAWLAVVVVSLAVAATCVVVSFDAHARQPGRLRRMLDLGPSVRGARLLLAIFAGLLAAAEVIRLPFFSRAVVSPPRHVVPCLAYPLVAHGVAEPCFLATVLLLLRASTGGARLPAAALAVPFACLPFLSAHVAVLVLPAAVAPYPGQLAHAADVDARCAYPAYAAALLVALAALYAPLLLSACWTVAAVAINRRMRARAYALAALVVVPLPVQVVALALSSVWETPRRTSPVAAFLGFLAVGIAAAAALAILVLLPVYDALFLGDDEQLPVAVAAAGKEARELDR, from the coding sequence ATGCAGGCGAGCGTCGCGGTCTCGGAGGCGCTCGAGGCCGGGAAGctgtcggcggcgccgcgcgacGGGGCCGCCGACTTCGCCGTGGcgtggctcgccgtcgtcgtggtgtcgctcgccgtcgcggcgacGTGCGTGGTCGTCTCCTTCGACGCGCACGCGCGGCAGCCGGGGCGGCTCCGGCGGATGCTCGACCTCGGCCCGTCGGTGCGCGGGGCCCGCCTGCTGCTCGCCATCTTCGCGGGCCtcctggccgccgccgaggtcatCCGCCTCCCGTTCTTCAGCCGGGCCGTCGTGTCCCCACCGCGCCACGTCGTGCCCTGCCTCGCCTACCCGCTCGTCGCCCACGGCGTCGCCGAGCCGTGCTTCCTCGCCACcgtgctcctgctgctgcgcgcgtccaccggcggcgcgcgcctGCCGGCGGCCGCGCTCGCCGTGCCGTTCGCGTGCCTGCCCTTCCTCAGTGCGCACGTCGCGGTGCTCGTCCTGCCGGCAGCCGTCGCGCCGTACCCGGGCCAGCTCGCGCACGCCGCGGACGTCGACGCGCGCTGCGCCTACCCGGCgtacgccgccgcgctgctcgtcgcgctcgccgcgctctACGCGCCGCTGCTCCTGTCCGCGTGCTggaccgtcgccgccgtcgccatcaacCGGCGGATGCGCGCGAGGGCGtacgcgctcgccgcgctcgtcgtcgtgcCGCTCCCCGTGCAGGTGGTGGCGCTCGCGCTCTCCTCCGTGTGGGAGACGCCGCGGCGCacgtcgccggtggccgcctTCCTCGGGTTCCTCGCCGTCGGGAtagccgcggcggccgcgctggCGATCCTCGTGCTGTTGCCGGTGTACGACGCGCTCTTCCTTGGCGACGACGAGCAgctgccggtggcggtggcggccgccggcaaGGAAGCGCGCGAGCTCGACAGATGA